One Desulfovibrionales bacterium genomic region harbors:
- a CDS encoding methyltransferase, whose translation MNGLATKDKIRELEERFGIETSPVTVRGKTLQIAQVRDVKRLVEKQFSQDDPLAGFPFWARIWEASIILADELAQLEPDDGKEMLELGAGIGLSGLFAAAFGHKVTITDYDQDALCFAMLSAGSNGLDKVRFQSLDWCAPALYKKYHYIIGSEVLFNERLLLPLYELLKRALAPDGIVYLAHDKSRMSPCRFFELAQKDFKIGCKARLMRAEDEEFHIVLHRLTRK comes from the coding sequence ATGAACGGGTTGGCTACAAAAGACAAAATAAGAGAACTTGAAGAGCGGTTCGGGATCGAGACCTCGCCGGTCACCGTCCGCGGCAAGACCCTGCAGATAGCCCAGGTAAGGGATGTCAAGCGTCTGGTGGAGAAACAGTTTTCACAGGATGATCCCCTGGCCGGATTTCCTTTCTGGGCCAGGATCTGGGAGGCCTCCATTATCCTGGCCGATGAACTGGCACAGCTTGAACCGGATGACGGCAAGGAAATGCTGGAGCTCGGGGCCGGCATAGGGCTGTCCGGCCTGTTTGCCGCGGCCTTCGGCCATAAGGTAACCATCACTGATTACGACCAGGATGCCCTTTGTTTTGCCATGCTCAGCGCCGGGAGCAATGGTCTCGATAAGGTGCGCTTTCAGTCCTTAGACTGGTGTGCACCCGCCCTCTATAAGAAGTACCACTATATTATAGGCTCTGAAGTGCTTTTCAATGAAAGGCTTTTACTGCCACTCTATGAACTTCTAAAAAGGGCCCTGGCGCCGGACGGCATTGTCTATTTGGCCCATGACAAGAGTCGCATGTCTCCATGCAGGTTCTTCGAACTGGCCCAGAAGGACTTTAAGATTGGCTGCAAGGCGCGGTTGATGCGGGCGGAGGATGAAGAGTTTCATATAGTACTCCATCGGCTGACGCGGAAGTAG